CGACGCCAAGGGAGTGGTAAAAATTTTGGATATGGGCCTGGCGCGATTTACCGATGAAACCACCGCCAGTTTAACGATAGCCCATGATGAAAACGTGTTGGGGACGGCGGACTACCTCCCCCCCGAACAGGCTAAAAACAGCCATGAAAGCGATCATCGCGCGGATATTTACAGCCTGGGCTGCACGTTGTACTTTTTGCTAACGGGACATCCGCCGTTTCGCGATGGCACGCTTGCCCAACGCGTGCTCAAACACCAGACCGAACCCCCGCCCAGCATTTATTTGGATCGGCCGGACGCGCCACAGGCCCTGGTGGAAGTCTGCCTGCGGATGATGGTCAAACAACCGGCGGCGCGCATACAAACTGCAGGAGAAGTGGCACGCTTGCTGAGCGCTTGGCTAACGCAACGTGGCAGCCAAAACGCGGCGGAAAATCAAGCCGCCAGCGGGAGCAGCGTGGTCCAAAAATCCGGCGCTATGGCTCCGCCGCGGCGGAGCGGGGCGGGTCAACCGGTCAAACCTCCCCGGCGGGATAAAACTTCCAATCCAGGGGACACGCTGTCCAATCATGACCGCGAAACACTCAAGGGGGCCGTCCAGTCCGTGGGATCGCAGGTTGCGGGATCCGCTACAAAATCCGCTCCCCGGCAAAATCCTGGTTCCGCCAGCGGGACAGGGTCGGCGGTCGGCGGTCACAGCGGAATGCAGCGTCCACCAGGGACGGGCTCATCCAAAAAACTGCCCGTCGCGCTCCCCGTAGCGCAACCAATCTTGCCGGGCTTTGTTCCCCCGGGAAATGCCCACCCCGGCGGTATTACTCCGAATAATGTTTCACCCGGCGGTGTATCACCCGGCACTGCTCCCCGGTTTGATGGGATCGACCTGCCGGCGGTAGCTTCTTCGGGAGGCGTCCAGTTGGATACAGCGCGGCCGACGCATGTGGTGCGCCGCCCTCCGCCGATTTGGATTTGGTACGCCATGGGGGGCGGGTTAATACTAGCCGCTATTTTGGCGTTAGTTGTGATTCTGACCCGGTAGATTTGGTCGCGTCCACGGGACTCGCGCCATTGCCGCCTGATTCCGAGGGGTCCAAGGCTTCGATCGCTTTTTGCACCCGTGCGCGAATCTCGCGCAGACGGGACTCTTGCAGGATTTTATGTCCGGCGTTGTCGGTCACATAAAACACATCCACCACCTGATCAACGTACGTGCCAATCTTGGCCAGTGAGACATTAAGCCCCAGTTCATACAATTCTCGCGTGATGGTATACAACAGGCCGCGGCGATCACTGGCAAAGATATCCAGAATGGTGTATTTATCGGAAGTGGCATTATCGGCGTGAAATTGGGTCGGCTGGCGGGTCAGGGACTGCAGCGCCTGCTTGTCGCGGCTTTGCCAGATCTTGCGAAATGTCGGAGGCTGGTCTGTGGAGAGCGCGGCCACCAACGCGGCCTGCACCTCGGCCAGGCGTTCCCCGGAAGGCTCCGCCGCGTAGTCGGGATCGGTTACGTGAAAGCGGTCCAGCACCAGGCCGTCCAGCAGCGTATAAATGTCCGCTCCCAAAATTTGCAAACCTTGGCTGGACAAGGCGCCGGTCAGCTTATGAAAAATGCCGCTGGCCACCGCTTCGTGCGTGCCAATCGTGTATTCTACGGTTTGGCTTTCGGGAAGATACCGCGACCAGGTCTTGACCTCCGTGGGACGCAAATCGGCTAGCTGACGCAATTCGGTAAACAATTGGGCGGGAGGAGCGCTTTGCAAATATGGGTCGGGCAGCGCCGCGATCTGCCGCGTGAACCATTCCGACGCCGCTCCCGCCTCCTGGACGGCGGCGGCCAGGTCCGCCCGGCGGTGCTCGTCGTCCTGCCCCGGATCATCCCCCGTCAGATGCCGCATGGTGCGCTGATACAAGGACGCCAGCACTTCCCCTTTCCAATCGTTAAACACTCCCGGGCCGACCGCGGACAAATCCGCGCAGGTCAGCACATACAGCATCGAGAGCACCTCCGGCGAACCAACATCGCGGGCCAGCTTGAGGATTAAATTGGGATCGCTGGTGTCGCGGCGAAACGCCAAATGCGACATATACAAGTGCTTATGCACCAAAAACCGCAGTACCTCGCTGTCGTGTTCATCCAGCTCAAAACTGCGGGCGATTTCCACCGCCATCCGCGCTCCGACCTCGCTATGGTCCTCGGCAAAGCCCTTGCCTAAATCATGGATCAAAAGCGCCAGGTGCAACAGCCATTTATCCCGCAAATCTCGGTACGCCTGGCCCAGGATATCGCTTCGTTCGGCAAACTCCGTCGAGCATTCCACCGCCCGCAATGAATGTTCGTCCACGGTGTATTTGTGATATTCATTAAATTGCAGCAAACTGCGCGCGTGGGCGTACTGCGGAATCAGTTTTTCCAGCACGCCCAGCTCGTGCAACGTGTGCAACAGCTCTCCCAAGCGGGGTGGATTTGACAAAAGCTCTAGGAAATGGCGTTTGGCGGCGGCGGGGACTTCGTTATGAAAGCCAGCCACGGCGGTGCGGACAAATTTCCAGGTGCGATGGGCGATCCGTTTGTTGTATAAACTGGCCAACACTACCAGCCGCAGCACCTGGGTCAGGTCTTGGCGTAATTGGGCCTGCCCGCGCTGCGTGGCCAAAATGCTGTACGGCCCGACGCGAAATTCCCCCCCCAGCGAAAAACTGACCAACGGCCCGAGCCATTCCTGCAGGCGGCGAAACGGGCGGGCTCCTTCGACAAAGCGGGCGACGATTTGCCGTATGCTTTGGCTATGGCGAAAGTAGTCCTGCATAAAGCGTTCGACGGGGAGCAGCCCCGTTGTCGCTTCGTAACCAAAGACCTCGGCGATGCGCAGTTGCTGGCGCTTGTCGAGAATGTCGTGCGCCTGGCCAGCGTGAAAATGCAGTTCATTGCGCACCCGCAGCAAAAACTCGCGCGCGGCGCGCAACAGATCGCGATCCTCCTGATGCAATTCGCCATTGAGATGCAGGCTTTCGATATCCTTATGGCCGTAGCGGGTATAGCCGATCCACCGCAATAGCTGTAAATCGCGCAGCCCGCCGGGAGAGCGTTTGACATTTGGTTCCAGCAGATAGACGGTCTCGCCAAATTGGTTGCGTTCTTCCTCGCGGGCGGTGACAATTTTTTGCAGCAGTCCCCGGCGGTTCCACTGGGTTTTGGTCAAAAATTGCCGCTGCAATTTAGCCAACAATCCCTCATCACCCGCCAAATACCGGGCCTCCAAGAGCGTGGTAAAGATGCTGGGGTCGCTAAAAGCCAGGCGCAGGGCCTCGGGCACGGTGCGCAGGCTTTGCCCGGCAACCAATCCCGTGTCATAAATATCCTGAATGAGATGCTTGGCCAATTGACTGGCCTGGGACGCCGTAGCTTTTGTATGCAGGATCAATAAATCGACATCGGAATAGGGGGCGATATCGCAGCGGCCATAGCCGCCGACCGCCACCAGGGCAAACTCCTTTAAAAAGCCCTCCCGTTCGCTTTCCAAAATTGTCCCCAGCGCGGCCTCATACAGCGCGAGCACAATCTCGTCATATAAATCCGTCAACGCGGCGCTGACCTGCACGCCTGGAGAGCCCGCCCGATGCTGCGCGGCCAATCGCTCCCGCCCGGCGGATAGGATTTCTCGGGCGGCAAGCACAGCGGGTCGAAAAACAAGTTGCGGCATACGGTCTAATATAAACTAAGCGGCCAACGCCTGGCCGCATCCAGGAAACCCCGACGCCCCACCAACGCGTTATAAAGCATGGAGGCCGGATTCGCCGGTGCGAATGCGAATGACATCCTCGACCGGGGAAATAAAAATCTTCCCATCGCCAATTTGCCCCGTCTGCGCCGAGCGCAGGATCGTGGCGATCGTTTTTTGCAACAGATCGTCCGCCACGACCAATTCCACTTTGATTTTCGGCAAAAAATCAACATTGTATTCCGAGCCGCGGTACATCTCGGTATGGCCTTTTTGCCGGCCAAAGCCCCGCACATCCGAGACGGTCATCCCCGTTAAACCTAACTCGTGCAGGGCATTTTTGACATCATCCAGTTTGTGGGTGCGTAATATTGCTTCAATCTTTTTCATGACATACAACCCTGCGGTAACTGATTCCGTCCGCGGGATGCGTGACGGATGGATGCATATTCCCCTGCGCCGACACCTTACCTTACCCGTTAGCTAGCCCAGGGTAAAGGCAAAGGGGTATCCTCGCGGGACGGGGGACTGGGCGAAACGGCCGACCTGCTATTCGCCGTCGAATGGCAAACTAGGACAAGTCGCTAAGACCATAGCGGCCCGTGATGAGCGATTTCCCCCCTGAAAATGTAGCTTAGGCCAGCCCATCGTGGATTTTCCAGCCCGCGCTGGTTTTGAATGGCTGTCCCGGATGGGTGGTCCACCCGTGAGGGTTATGCCGGATTTGCGCTTCCCCGTTGACACCAGGGATCATCCCCCTGGCCGCCCCGCGCGTTCAACACCCGAGCCAGCACAAAGAGCAGGTCGCTCAACCGGTTAAGATAAATCATGATTTCCGGCGCAACCGGTTGCTCGGTCACATCCTGCAGTCGCACGACGCAACGCTCGGCTCGGCGGCAAACCGTGCGTGACACATGCATGAGCGCCGCTCCCCGCCCGCCCGCGGGCAAGATAAAGTTTTTTAGCGGGGGAAGTTCCTGTTCAAACTGGTCGATCACCCGTTCCAACGCGCTGATCGCCTCGGCATTGATGCGATGGGGTAATATTCCCGGCTGCGGCGTGGCTAATTCCGCCCCCAAATCAAACAATTCGTTTTGAATGCGATGCAACAGCCGTTCGATCTCGGTCGGCAGTTGCTCCGCGCGAATCACCCCCAAACCGGCGTTCAATTCGTCCACGGTGCCATACGCCTCAATACGGGCGTGATCTTTACGGACCCGGCCCCCGCCGAACAGTCCTGTTTCGCCTTCATCACCGGTTTTTGTGTATATTTTCATGTGTGTGCGATTCGATGTGTGCCAGATTCAATTACAAGTTACAAATTGACCTCTCAAAATCTGCCTTCATCATTCATACCTCTAACTTTGCTCCTCTCCCCGCAGCCACCGCCAGATTCCTAATAATAGCCCCAGCAGCGGTAAACAACACCCCAGCACCGCGGGCAAGAGCCAACCTACTTCTAAAATAGGGCGGATGTATTCCCAACAGGGACTCCAGGCAAAGAGGACCGTCCAGGTCGCCAGACATAAAAATGGCCCAAATGGCAGCACGCGTTCGCCTTGAAAGAGCATTTTTATCACACCCAAGATCAATCCCGCCACGGGTGCCAAGAAAAAGATCAGGATGGTCGCTTGCCAGCCGGTGACCGCGCCAATCATCGACATAAGCGTGACGTCGCCAAAGCCCATCGCTTCCCGACGCAGTGCGACAAACCCAATCGCCCGAACAATCCAGATCATGAACCCGCCGCACCACAAACCCACCAAGGAACTTAACAACCCCCTCCAACTCTGCTCTTCCGCCGCCGCCCAAGCCCCGCAGATTGCCCCGTTTCCTAAAAGTAGCAGGGGGACCACCCAACGCCAATGCCCGTCACGGTAGAGCGTCGCCCAAAAGTACCGCCACGCCCGTGCCAAGCCATAGCGTCCATGCCACACCCACGGCAACAGACTGACGCACCAAATGGAGTAACAAACCAGCGCTAGGACCAGGGAAAAGCCATTTGGCCTGGGCGAGAGGATATCAGGCCAAGGATTGGGGGCTGTCAGCGTGACTGGTTCAACGGCGGCGTTACCCAGCCACTGCGGCACGGGTTGGGGTAAAAAAACCATATCCGGCAAAAGTGCCCGTGGAAAGATAGCCAGCCCCAGTAACGCTAGGATTGTCCCCGAAACGGTAATTTCGTCCGGGATAATTAACTCGTCCCAATCAATCAGCGTGGCGGCCAACATCCAGACGGACAACAAAGCGTGCGCGGCAAATTGACAATGCAGGGTGAATTGCAAATCCAGAAATTGCGCCGCGGCGGGGTTACCCGCGGGGGCCACCGCCATCACCCGGAGTGCGGGGTGCAAGACCACGGATAATTGGCCAAAATTTTCCACTTGCCACAGATACAGCGTGATCCAGAGCGCGGGGAGCAATAATTCCACCAGGAGCGGCCGAATCCAAAAACCCCTCCCCCAGATAGATCCTTCCCCCCGCCGCAACCACCAGCCCAGCAGAGGTAAAAATCCTAGCGGATGGCGATTGACCTTTCCCGCGGTTTTGGGCGACACCAAAGTATTCAGCGACCAAGGATGAAAATCGAGCGGCTGAATCCGCCAGCGGCAGATGGCCCAATTAGCAATTTGCCCCGTGAACAAGCCCACCACGCCCAGGCAGAGCAAGCGGAACGTAAGCGAAAGTTCCAGCCAGTTTTGCACAAGGTCATCAATCGGGGAATATACAGAAAAGAACAGTTACACACTTTGCGCTCGAGCCTGCCAATACTGTACAATTTCGGCGGCGATTGTCCCAGGTGATTTTCCGCCGGTTTCCACGATTTTATCGGCGCAGGAGGCATACCACGGTTCCCGCAGGGCCAACAATTGCTGAATTTCCGCAAGCGGTGCCGCCTGGGTCAACGCGGGACGACGGGCCGCATTTTCATCATCGGCGGCGATGCGCCGGGCCAAAACCTCGGCCGGAGCGGTCAGCCAGACCACCCAATGCGCGGGATTGCTTAGGAGATCGCGGTTTTGGGGTCGGATGACCACGCCCCCTCCCAAGGCCAAGATCGTATTTTCCGCCGCGCACAACTCGGGCAGCAATTGTGCCTCTAGGTCGCGGAATGTGGCTTCCCCGTCTTGGCTAAAGATTTCCGCGATTGACCGTCCGGCCCGTTGTTCTAAAAACACGTCCGCGTCAATCCATTGCCAGTCGAGCAACCTGGCCAATTCGCGGGCGACGCTGGTTTTACCGGTGCCGCGATAGCCAATCAGAGCGATGTTCATCGAAATCCTGCTCGAATGATCCTTATCCTGTAGCGGAACTTGCAAAAGTTCCGACCCGAATGATCCTTATCATGTAGCGGAACTTGCAAAAGTTCCGACCCGAATGATCCTTATCATGTAGCGGAACTTGCAAAAGTTTCGACTCTAACGTATGGGAAAACACACGCACGTTGATCCGGAATTCTAGCGAATTCCGCTACCTTATTTGACTCGGAATTCTGGTGAATTCCGCTACTGCATGATAAACATTTACATCTTGGCCGGGCCAATCGCCCGTTTGAGCGTCTCCCGCATCACCTCCACCGGCGGTTCCTTGCCGGTAAAGAGTTTGAACTGCAACGCCGCCTGGCGGATAAACATTTCCACGCCGGTCACGGTCACGCATCCCTGGTTGCGGGCGTCCTTGATCAGCAGGGTGTTTTCTGGATTATACACCGTGTCAAAAATCACCATAAAGGGGCGCATGTGGTGCTTTTCGTACGGCGTGTCATCCACGTTGGGATGCATCCCCACCGGCGTGCAATTAACCACGACGTCGGGGGTGATCCCGTAACGATTATCCCACGAGATGGCCTTGGCTCCAAACTTTTCCGCCAGGGCCTGCGACCGCTCGTGCGTCCGGCTGGTGATGTTGACCAGCGCCCCCTGCTGCTTTAGTCCATGCACAATCGCCCGCGCCGCGCCCCCCGCTCCCAAGACCAGCACCAGTTTTCCTTGCAATCCCCCCCGATCATAAAGCGGGGGGACCATCGCTTTTTCCAGGCTTTCAATGGCAGCCTGGCAATCGGTGTTGTGCCCCTGGATCGTGTCCCCTTGATAAATAAGCGTGTTGGCCGCCCCCATTCCCTGCACGGTCGGCTCCAATTTGGTGATTTTTTTTAGTACCGCTTCCTTGTGCGGAATCGTCACGCTCAGACCGTGCAAACCCCATTCTTGATGGTCACTCAAAAACTGATCCAGGTTTTCCGCGGGAACGCGAAATGGGACATACACGGCGTTTAATCCCAAATGCTGAAACGCCGCGTTATGGATCAGCGGACTCAGGCTATGTCCGATGGGATCGCCAATGACGCCATACACCGTGGTCTGGGCGTTGAGTTGCTCATGGCGATAGACCTCGGTCATTTGCTGGTAACTCAACTGCCCCGGGGCGAGCAACCGCTCTTGGTGAAAGGTGGCAAACACAAATGGCGGGTGGTGCCGCTGGCTCAAAATGCGCGACGGGGTCCCCATATCCCCC
Above is a genomic segment from Pirellulales bacterium containing:
- a CDS encoding serine/threonine-protein kinase, producing the protein MSFDSAEQFLDLLRRSNLIEERQLNDFLDQAGQLSASTAVAVAQADAPSLSPARKLADSLIQARLLTPWQVEQLFKKKHKGFFLGKYKLLGHIGSGGMSSVYLAEHLLMQRRVAIKVLPQSRVDDSSYLARFRREAQAAAALDHKNIVRAYDIDNEGKHHFIVMEYVEGRDLQNLVKSDGPLGYELAADYIRQAAEGLQHAHDANLIHRDIKPANLLVDAKGVVKILDMGLARFTDETTASLTIAHDENVLGTADYLPPEQAKNSHESDHRADIYSLGCTLYFLLTGHPPFRDGTLAQRVLKHQTEPPPSIYLDRPDAPQALVEVCLRMMVKQPAARIQTAGEVARLLSAWLTQRGSQNAAENQAASGSSVVQKSGAMAPPRRSGAGQPVKPPRRDKTSNPGDTLSNHDRETLKGAVQSVGSQVAGSATKSAPRQNPGSASGTGSAVGGHSGMQRPPGTGSSKKLPVALPVAQPILPGFVPPGNAHPGGITPNNVSPGGVSPGTAPRFDGIDLPAVASSGGVQLDTARPTHVVRRPPPIWIWYAMGGGLILAAILALVVILTR
- the glnD gene encoding [protein-PII] uridylyltransferase, which produces MLAAREILSAGRERLAAQHRAGSPGVQVSAALTDLYDEIVLALYEAALGTILESEREGFLKEFALVAVGGYGRCDIAPYSDVDLLILHTKATASQASQLAKHLIQDIYDTGLVAGQSLRTVPEALRLAFSDPSIFTTLLEARYLAGDEGLLAKLQRQFLTKTQWNRRGLLQKIVTAREEERNQFGETVYLLEPNVKRSPGGLRDLQLLRWIGYTRYGHKDIESLHLNGELHQEDRDLLRAAREFLLRVRNELHFHAGQAHDILDKRQQLRIAEVFGYEATTGLLPVERFMQDYFRHSQSIRQIVARFVEGARPFRRLQEWLGPLVSFSLGGEFRVGPYSILATQRGQAQLRQDLTQVLRLVVLASLYNKRIAHRTWKFVRTAVAGFHNEVPAAAKRHFLELLSNPPRLGELLHTLHELGVLEKLIPQYAHARSLLQFNEYHKYTVDEHSLRAVECSTEFAERSDILGQAYRDLRDKWLLHLALLIHDLGKGFAEDHSEVGARMAVEIARSFELDEHDSEVLRFLVHKHLYMSHLAFRRDTSDPNLILKLARDVGSPEVLSMLYVLTCADLSAVGPGVFNDWKGEVLASLYQRTMRHLTGDDPGQDDEHRRADLAAAVQEAGAASEWFTRQIAALPDPYLQSAPPAQLFTELRQLADLRPTEVKTWSRYLPESQTVEYTIGTHEAVASGIFHKLTGALSSQGLQILGADIYTLLDGLVLDRFHVTDPDYAAEPSGERLAEVQAALVAALSTDQPPTFRKIWQSRDKQALQSLTRQPTQFHADNATSDKYTILDIFASDRRGLLYTITRELYELGLNVSLAKIGTYVDQVVDVFYVTDNAGHKILQESRLREIRARVQKAIEALDPSESGGNGASPVDATKSTGSESQLTPK
- a CDS encoding P-II family nitrogen regulator, producing the protein MKKIEAILRTHKLDDVKNALHELGLTGMTVSDVRGFGRQKGHTEMYRGSEYNVDFLPKIKVELVVADDLLQKTIATILRSAQTGQIGDGKIFISPVEDVIRIRTGESGLHAL
- a CDS encoding cob(I)yrinic acid a,c-diamide adenosyltransferase — protein: MKIYTKTGDEGETGLFGGGRVRKDHARIEAYGTVDELNAGLGVIRAEQLPTEIERLLHRIQNELFDLGAELATPQPGILPHRINAEAISALERVIDQFEQELPPLKNFILPAGGRGAALMHVSRTVCRRAERCVVRLQDVTEQPVAPEIMIYLNRLSDLLFVLARVLNARGGQGDDPWCQRGSANPA
- a CDS encoding A24 family peptidase; translation: MQNWLELSLTFRLLCLGVVGLFTGQIANWAICRWRIQPLDFHPWSLNTLVSPKTAGKVNRHPLGFLPLLGWWLRRGEGSIWGRGFWIRPLLVELLLPALWITLYLWQVENFGQLSVVLHPALRVMAVAPAGNPAAAQFLDLQFTLHCQFAAHALLSVWMLAATLIDWDELIIPDEITVSGTILALLGLAIFPRALLPDMVFLPQPVPQWLGNAAVEPVTLTAPNPWPDILSPRPNGFSLVLALVCYSIWCVSLLPWVWHGRYGLARAWRYFWATLYRDGHWRWVVPLLLLGNGAICGAWAAAEEQSWRGLLSSLVGLWCGGFMIWIVRAIGFVALRREAMGFGDVTLMSMIGAVTGWQATILIFFLAPVAGLILGVIKMLFQGERVLPFGPFLCLATWTVLFAWSPCWEYIRPILEVGWLLPAVLGCCLPLLGLLLGIWRWLRGEEQS
- a CDS encoding shikimate kinase, with protein sequence MNIALIGYRGTGKTSVARELARLLDWQWIDADVFLEQRAGRSIAEIFSQDGEATFRDLEAQLLPELCAAENTILALGGGVVIRPQNRDLLSNPAHWVVWLTAPAEVLARRIAADDENAARRPALTQAAPLAEIQQLLALREPWYASCADKIVETGGKSPGTIAAEIVQYWQARAQSV
- the aroE gene encoding shikimate dehydrogenase — its product is MLCVSIGRGRHRHMIAEHAHLAQQGIKLVELRLDYINGPVNLKRLLPERPTPTVITCRRLADGGKWRGTEEQRLLLLRTAIVEGVEYVDLEEDIAGGIPRYGKTKRIVSFHDFRRTPDDLDEIWQRLAKLQPDIIKIATMANNPHDNIRMLKLLARHKSIPTVGMCMGDMGTPSRILSQRHHPPFVFATFHQERLLAPGQLSYQQMTEVYRHEQLNAQTTVYGVIGDPIGHSLSPLIHNAAFQHLGLNAVYVPFRVPAENLDQFLSDHQEWGLHGLSVTIPHKEAVLKKITKLEPTVQGMGAANTLIYQGDTIQGHNTDCQAAIESLEKAMVPPLYDRGGLQGKLVLVLGAGGAARAIVHGLKQQGALVNITSRTHERSQALAEKFGAKAISWDNRYGITPDVVVNCTPVGMHPNVDDTPYEKHHMRPFMVIFDTVYNPENTLLIKDARNQGCVTVTGVEMFIRQAALQFKLFTGKEPPVEVMRETLKRAIGPAKM